ATAGATTGCAGCAGGCAAAATGCAGCAAGTAAGAAACTAAAGGAGCTTTCCCATGGATATGAAGAAGATGATGCGCCAGGCTCAGAAGATGCAGGCGCAACTTGCAGCTGCTCAGGATGAAATCAAAGACATGACCTACGAAGCGTCTGCTGGCGGCGGTATGGTTAAGGCAACTGTCACGGGCGAAATGACGCTTCAGTCCATTTCAATTGATCCGGTTGCCGTGGATCCTGATGACACTGAAATGCTGCAAGATATGGTTTTAGCTGCGGTAAACGAAGCGCTTCGCGGCATGGCCGACCTCAGCAACACCCGTTTGAATGCTGTGACTGGCGGCATGAACCTTCCGGGTTTTTAATCACAGCACGTACAGTGTAGAGGTAACGTACTTATGTATTCAGCCCCCTCTATTCAGACGTTACTCGACGAATTCGCGCGTTTGCCGGGTATTGGTCCCAAATCAGCACAGCGCATGGTGTACTGGATCCTCAATTCCGATCGCGCCTCTGCCGAGCGGTTGTCTCGCGCGATCATGGAAGTAAAGGACACCGTGCATTTTTGTTCACGGTGCTTCAATTACGCTGAAGGTGATTTGTGCGAGATCTGCGCATCGCCTAAGCGTGACCAGGGAATTATCTGCGTGGTTTCAGAGCCGCGGGACATTCCGCCTATCGAACGTACTGCTGCGTTTATGGGGGTGTACCATGTTTTAGGAGGAGCCCTATCTCCCCTAGAGGGTATAGGCCCCGATCAACTACATATTAACGAACTTATGCGTCGCCTGTCCGACCCCCAGGTAACCGAGGTTATCCTTGCCACTAATCCCAACGTCGAAGGGGAGACAACCGCCAGCTATCTGGCTCGTCTTATTCGCCCGTTGAATATTAAGGTAACGCGTCTTGCAAGTGGTTTGCCCGTGGGTGGCGATCTCGAATTCGCTGATGAGGTAACCCTTTCGCGTGCAATAGAAAGCCGTCGGGTCATATAGACGCGCTCAGCGGTGGGATCAGCGGGGCAGCTCCATAAGGGAAAGGTTCACATATGGTTGCAGAGAATCCGCTTTTCTCATTTACCAAAGAGGAAGCTGCATTTTTACGCGAAGGGCAAGCTGAAGCTCAAAAGGCACTCAGTCCGGTAGCAACACGCGATAGCGAAGCTATTTACGAGCGTCCCGATACGGTTGACGACGATGACGCACTATTACGCCCGGCGTTCACACGTGATGTTGATCGTATCTTAAATAACGCGTTCTATAATCGCTGTATGGATAAAACGCAGGTATTTCCGTTTTATCGCAACGATGATCTGACACGTCGATCATTTCATCTCCAGTTGGTGGCACATATTTCTCGCAAGATTTCATCTGCGCTGCGGCTTAATGGCGCACTCACAGAAGCTATTGCACTTGGGCATGATATGGGGCATACCCCGTTTGGACATGGGGGCGAACGGGTGCTTTCCGACCTCTATCACGCACGAACTGGTCGTTACTTCAATCACAATGTTCACAGTGTGCGTCTGCTGCGCACTATCGCGGGGCGTAATCTTTCGTTGCAGACACTTAACGGCATTCTGTGTCATTGCGGTGAAAAGGCGTTTGCGCGCTACGAACCAGCTGCTTGCGATACGTTTGCTGAACTTGATACGTTAATGGAAAAATGCTCGACTGAAGCTGGCGCCAGTCAGACGCTGCGTCCTTCGACGTTAGAAGGGTGTGTTGTGCGCATCTGCGATATGCTTGCTTATCTGGGAAAAGATCGGCAGGATGCCCTGACGGTTAAGGTGTTTTCCGACGACGACTATCCGCTTTTCAATAGTGTTATTGGGACAACCAATCGAGAAATTATTCATAACGTGAGCGTTAACCTCATAAAAAATAGTATGGGGCACAACTATCTTTCTCTCGACGACGAAGTGTTCTCGTCGCTAGTGGAAGCCAAAGAACGTAACGCGCGCGAGATCTATGCCTCTCCTGCCGCTCACGAGCGTCTCGATCAGTTGATCGCTCCTATGATGAAGCGATTGTATGAGCAATGTATCGACGATTTGAAGGCTGGCCGTGAAGAGTCGCCCATTTTCCGGCATCATCTCAATGCGTGGATGATGCGCAATCGCGATGATTATCGCAATGAAGAAACTGATGACGATAAGGTTGTTGATTATCTTGCAAGCATGACCGATGAGTACTTTATCGCGCTTTATAACTATCTCTATCCGCGCGAAGCAGTTTCGGAAGAGGATCTGTACATTCCGTACTTCTCGCATTAGGAAACGAGTTTCATTAAGAAACGAGTTGAGATGAAATCCCCCGGAGGATACGTTGATTCATCCGGGGGATTTCTGCTGCAGATACGCAGCTTCCCTCCTCAGCAATGATGCCTTAAAGCCCCTCTCAGTAAGGCAAACCCCTTGCCTTGAAAGCACTGCTATTATAGCTGTTTCTCTTATCCAAAAAAGATGAATGGAGCAGACGAACTATTCCGATAATGCTACTATCCTAGTAGCCAATTGCGTCTGTTTATATCTGATTGATCGATTATGATAAAAAAGTGAATAATAAAGAACGTTTCGCATAAAATAATGA
This genomic interval from Cryptobacterium curtum DSM 15641 contains the following:
- a CDS encoding YbaB/EbfC family nucleoid-associated protein; amino-acid sequence: MDMKKMMRQAQKMQAQLAAAQDEIKDMTYEASAGGGMVKATVTGEMTLQSISIDPVAVDPDDTEMLQDMVLAAVNEALRGMADLSNTRLNAVTGGMNLPGF
- the recR gene encoding recombination mediator RecR, with amino-acid sequence MYSAPSIQTLLDEFARLPGIGPKSAQRMVYWILNSDRASAERLSRAIMEVKDTVHFCSRCFNYAEGDLCEICASPKRDQGIICVVSEPRDIPPIERTAAFMGVYHVLGGALSPLEGIGPDQLHINELMRRLSDPQVTEVILATNPNVEGETTASYLARLIRPLNIKVTRLASGLPVGGDLEFADEVTLSRAIESRRVI
- a CDS encoding deoxyguanosinetriphosphate triphosphohydrolase family protein, which gives rise to MVAENPLFSFTKEEAAFLREGQAEAQKALSPVATRDSEAIYERPDTVDDDDALLRPAFTRDVDRILNNAFYNRCMDKTQVFPFYRNDDLTRRSFHLQLVAHISRKISSALRLNGALTEAIALGHDMGHTPFGHGGERVLSDLYHARTGRYFNHNVHSVRLLRTIAGRNLSLQTLNGILCHCGEKAFARYEPAACDTFAELDTLMEKCSTEAGASQTLRPSTLEGCVVRICDMLAYLGKDRQDALTVKVFSDDDYPLFNSVIGTTNREIIHNVSVNLIKNSMGHNYLSLDDEVFSSLVEAKERNAREIYASPAAHERLDQLIAPMMKRLYEQCIDDLKAGREESPIFRHHLNAWMMRNRDDYRNEETDDDKVVDYLASMTDEYFIALYNYLYPREAVSEEDLYIPYFSH